CAAGACCCAGACCCTCATGGTCTACCTGCAGGACTTCATCGGACAGCACAATTCCTTCCTGCAGGGCGCGAACACGGCCATCAGCAACGCCAACCAGGTGCTGACCAACATCGCCCGCGGGCAATAGGATCGCCGGGATAGTCTCGAGCACGGAATAAACACGCCGCAATCGGGTATTCGCGATCCGGCACACACAAACGCACCAAGCACGCAACCGTAGAGGACATAACCATGACAACACCAATTTCCGGATCCCAGAGTCTTTCCCAGATCATGTCCGATATCGACCTCGGCCCGGCCGGCGGCATCCAGATGATGTTCGCCAAACTGCAGATGGCCCAGTCCCAAATATGTAAGAATCAGGCCAACGATTATATGGCACAGATTCAGGACATCCAGGCTGAGCAGAAGGCCTGCGCGAGTATGATCGAAAAGGCCCGGGCCCTGCAGAATACGGCCAAGACGGACGATAAGGCCACGACCATGCCTGCCGATATGAAAAAATTCTTCGACGACCGCGGCCTGTCCTATGACACGAAAGGTAACGACACCAAACACAACAAGGATGAATGGGACTTCAACCTCAAATCCCTGACCAACTACCAGGAACAGATCGGCAGCAAGACCCAGACCCTCATGGTCTACCTGCAGGACTTCATCGGACAGCACAATTCCTTCCTACCAGGTACTGACCAATATCGCTCGCGGACAGTAGGGCGTCGCCTCCAAGAGTGACGTATTCCAACCAAAAACACGGCCCGTCCGCAGATCCGCGCTCACGCCGACTGCCAACCGGGCCAAAGAGACATCCATGAATACCACACAGTCTTCCCTCGACGATCAAGAAATCCAGGCCATCGTCAAGGCGATGCAGAATGGCGCCAGCATCAGCGATGTGGCCAACATGAACGCGGAAGTCCTTGAAGGGCTCTATTCCCTGGGCTACAACCTCTACACCTCGGGCAACTTCAGCGACGCAGAGATCATCTTTCAGTCCCTGTGCCTTTACAAACACTCGGATGTCCGCTTCTGGATGGGCCTGGCAGGCTGCCGTCAGGCCAACGAAAACCTGCAGGGAGCCGTGGACGCATACTCCATGGCCGGGGTGGCCGGCGGGCTTTCAGACCCGTCTCCCTTCCTCTATGCGGCCAACTGCTACATCAAGATGGGTGACAAGGAGAATGCCGTGGGTGCCCTGAAAGGACTGCTCACCATGGGCGAAGAGTCGAATGCGGCCCATGCCCAGTGCAGAGACAAGGCCAAAGAGCTTCTCAAGATGCTGGAAAGCAAGGCGTAAGGGTACAGTCATGAGCAGCGACCTTACCATCAATCGTTTTCAGACCGGAAACATAGACGCGTCCACCGCCTCGCAGGAGTTGACCGGAACCCGGCAGGTCGGAGGGACGACCATCCCCCCGGCTATCGGCGACATGACCCTGAACAATGCGCTGGAACAGCTCGGGCTCCCGGTGCTGTCCACCCCGGTGGGCAGCATGTCGCTGGACGCTCTGATGAGCGCCATCGGAAACGAATCCCGCAGACAGGCGTGCAAGGACGGCGTCAACAGCCTGGAGCTCAAGGCCCAGCAGCAAAAAGAAGTCAACGACAAGCAGCTGGAACAACTCGCCAAACAGCTTGAGGAAATGAAGAAGAAGGCTGTGCTGAACGGATTTCTGAAAGCCTTCAAGATCATTGGCATGATCGTCGGCGCCATTGCCTCCGCAGCGACCATCGTCGCCGGAGCCATGACCGGCAACCCGCTGCTGATCGCGGCCGGTTGCATCGGCATGGCCATGACCGTCGACACCCTCGTGTCCACGGCCACGGATGGCAAGGTCAGCTTGATGGCGGGGTTCGAGAAGCTCGGCAAGGCCATGGGCATGGACGACGAGACCGCCAAGTGGTTCGCCTTCGGCATGCAGATGGCCATCATGGTGGTGGCCATCGGCGTGAGTCTTGGAGCGGGGCTGGCCGGCACGTCCTCCAGCGCCGCCAAGGTCGGTGCCGATGCCGTCAAGGTCGGTGCCGAGGTTGCCAAGGCAGGCGCCCAGACCGCCCAAGTCAGTACCCAGGCCGCCCAGAAGGCCCTCAGCGTTATCTTGACCGCGCAGAAGATCCTGAACTTCACCTCGGCCGGCCTGGGCGTGGCCCAGGGCGCAACGACCGTCGCCAGTGCGGTCGTTGATTACAACGTGGCCCAGACCAAGATCACCACCAAGGAACTGGAAGCCATTCTCGAACGGCTCAGAGAGTCCATTGAAATGGACAGGGCGCTGGTGGAAAACGAGATGGAGCGCGCCAACGATCTCATGGCCAAGGTCACGGAAATCATAAAGGGATGCGCCGAGACGCAGGCCGCAATTTTGACGACCACTCCGGCCATGGCCTAGCCGGACGGGCCCGGCCTGCCGGAGCCCCCACGCCAACCCGTTTCAAACAGGCCACGAGGTAGAAACATGACAATCACGAATGTCAATCAGATCAGCGGATTCGATGCCGCCCAATACAACCAGCTCCTGGAAACGGCCAAGTCGGATTATGTCTCCAGTGCCCAGGTCGACCAGGCCCTGCTGGCCGCGGTCAATTCCGGAAAAACCTTTGAACAGGCCCTGAGTGCGGTCAGCACGTCCCTGCCAACCCTGCCTCCCCCCATCGGCACCGGCAAACTGTGGGACAACGGGCTGGACGGGCTGCCGTCTTTCAGCGCCAACTACCTGGCCCTGATCGGAGACGTGGCCTCCGAACAACGCCGCAAAAGCGCCGAGCAGCGAGCCTTGCAGACGGAGCTCATCATCGACACGATCAAGGATCAGGCTCAGGAGATGCGCAGCAAGGCCGTCTTCCAGCTGTGCATGGGCATCGTTTCGGGAGCGCTGAGCATCGCCCAGGGAGCCATGGCCTTCAAAATGATGTCCAGCGGTGTTTCCGCGAATGCCAAAATTACGGATACGGCGGCCAAAGGGCACGCTGACATGCTGCTCAATACGCGGGTACAGAGCTTCAACGCTGGTGCAAGCGGCGTGACCGGCATGGTGGGCAGCATCAGCCAGGCAGTTGGCAGCTTTTACGACTCCGACATCAAGCTCATGGACGCCACCATCGAACGGGCCAGGGCCCAGACCGACGCCCTCAAGAGCATGGAGGACAGCCTCAGGGAACTGATCGGAAAGATGCTCTCGACCATGGACTCCATCCAGCAGAACACCAACCAGACCCGGACCAAAATTCTCGGGTAAAAGCCCGCTGGCGCGACCGGGACCCATCCCGGCGCGCCGAGGAGGGCCCGACGTCCGACAGGTCCGGGCCTATTTCAAAAACGCGACACACGGGCAAACTTGTTTGACAAAATGAGGGCCTTGGCCCAAGAGTTTCACGTTCTACAAGGAGTTCACATGACCTTGCCCCAACAGGCCGCCGACGCCATCACCTCGGCTGCAGGCTGGCAACCGGCCCGGCCGAACGACGACGGCGTGTTCCGCTTCCGCCTGGAAGGAGACCTCGAGATGGACTTTTTCTCGCCCGACGGGCGCACCGGCATCTTCCGCTCCACCCTGGCCACCCTGCCGGACACGGAAGCTGAGGCCGATGCGTTGCTGAAAACCTGCGCGCAGCGCGCGGTGGCCGCCTCCCGAAAGCGAAAATCCATCCTCTCCCTCGACGCCGGTCGCCTGCAGTTGCACCGTGCCGTCAGGCTCGACGGGCTTTCGCCGGACATGCTGGCCCGCGTAGCCTCCGATGAGGCCCGGAACTTCCTGAACGACCTCGCGTGGTGGCAGGTCCAGACCGGAGCGAAACCCGGACAATCCGCCGCACCATCTCCCTTCAGCCTGTCCGGATTCGGCGGCTCCTGGTCTCCGGGACGCTGATGGGCATGACCATTCATACACCTTCACGCTTCCTGCGCCGCGCGGCAATCCTCCTGGTCCTCGCCCTGGCCGTCCTGACGGCGGTCCCGGTCCCGGCCGCCCCCGGCGATCCAACGCTCAACGGCATCCGGCACCGTTCCGAACCCGGGCACACGCGCGTGGTTCTGGATGTCAGCGCACCGGCGGACTTCACGCAGTCCCTGGAGGAAAAAGCCGGAACACGGCGGCTTCGGATCACCCTGCGCGGCGTCGGCATGGCCAAAGATGTCAAGCCCGAGCTCGCCGTCGGCGACGGCATCGTCTCGTCCATACAGGCCACCGCCACCCCGGACTCGGGCGTGGAGGTGGTCCTTGACCTCATGGCCATGGGCCGCCACCGCATCTTCACCCTGACAGGTCCCGACCGGGTGGTCGTGGACATGTACACGGCCCCGGCAGTGAAAAAGCAGCCTACGACCGCGTCGACGCTCGCCGTACTCTCGGTAGCCCCGCCCCCCGTGGCGTCCGGGAGCGGTTTCTCCAAGCCCTTCAGCTACTACGCGGACCAGCAGGAACTCGCCACGGTGCTCATGCACTT
This genomic interval from Deltaproteobacteria bacterium HGW-Deltaproteobacteria-18 contains the following:
- a CDS encoding USH1C-binding protein 1, whose product is KTQTLMVYLQDFIGQHNSFLQGANTAISNANQVLTNIARGQ
- a CDS encoding CesD/SycD/LcrH family type III secretion system chaperone, translated to MNTTQSSLDDQEIQAIVKAMQNGASISDVANMNAEVLEGLYSLGYNLYTSGNFSDAEIIFQSLCLYKHSDVRFWMGLAGCRQANENLQGAVDAYSMAGVAGGLSDPSPFLYAANCYIKMGDKENAVGALKGLLTMGEESNAAHAQCRDKAKELLKMLESKA
- a CDS encoding type III secretion system protein; this encodes MTLNNALEQLGLPVLSTPVGSMSLDALMSAIGNESRRQACKDGVNSLELKAQQQKEVNDKQLEQLAKQLEEMKKKAVLNGFLKAFKIIGMIVGAIASAATIVAGAMTGNPLLIAAGCIGMAMTVDTLVSTATDGKVSLMAGFEKLGKAMGMDDETAKWFAFGMQMAIMVVAIGVSLGAGLAGTSSSAAKVGADAVKVGAEVAKAGAQTAQVSTQAAQKALSVILTAQKILNFTSAGLGVAQGATTVASAVVDYNVAQTKITTKELEAILERLRESIEMDRALVENEMERANDLMAKVTEIIKGCAETQAAILTTTPAMA
- a CDS encoding type III secretion system protein, translating into MTITNVNQISGFDAAQYNQLLETAKSDYVSSAQVDQALLAAVNSGKTFEQALSAVSTSLPTLPPPIGTGKLWDNGLDGLPSFSANYLALIGDVASEQRRKSAEQRALQTELIIDTIKDQAQEMRSKAVFQLCMGIVSGALSIAQGAMAFKMMSSGVSANAKITDTAAKGHADMLLNTRVQSFNAGASGVTGMVGSISQAVGSFYDSDIKLMDATIERARAQTDALKSMEDSLRELIGKMLSTMDSIQQNTNQTRTKILG